A single Terriglobales bacterium DNA region contains:
- a CDS encoding VWA domain-containing protein, translated as MQRTFLCGAFALLLAAGGAAQQPNPSDQDLPAAPSSSIAPSQPAPPAKAESPKPEIAKPDQPPSDSKPVLEDLSSKKKAPPQTPESAEQDPVDDVTSKPLPGSSGQPSARGSEGAVKELSPDELTFRKQVNEVNVVFTVTDKHGRFVKNLNKADFRVIDDNKPAASIDFFSSETNLPLRVGLLIDASNSVRDRFRFEQESAIEFLNQIVRPRSDRAFVIGFDTTAEVTQDFTDNAEALSRGVHMLRPGGGTALFDAVFFACRDKLLKATTAGPSRRAIILLSDGEDNQSRVTREEAIEMAQRSEVIIYTISTNVSGVKLRGDKVLERLADATGGRAFFPFKIQDVANAFSEIQDELRSQYLLAYKPADLKPDGRYRAIDIIAENHKMLRVRARKGYFAPTR; from the coding sequence ATGCAACGCACTTTTCTCTGCGGCGCTTTCGCCCTGCTTCTGGCGGCAGGAGGGGCGGCACAGCAACCGAATCCGTCCGACCAGGACTTGCCCGCGGCGCCTTCGTCCAGCATTGCGCCGTCCCAGCCGGCGCCTCCTGCAAAAGCCGAATCTCCCAAGCCGGAGATCGCCAAGCCGGATCAACCGCCGTCGGACAGCAAGCCGGTACTTGAGGACTTGTCGAGCAAGAAAAAAGCGCCACCGCAAACTCCAGAATCCGCCGAGCAAGACCCGGTGGACGACGTTACGAGTAAGCCGCTGCCTGGCTCCTCGGGCCAGCCCTCTGCCAGGGGCTCGGAGGGGGCGGTCAAGGAACTCAGCCCTGACGAGCTGACGTTCCGCAAACAGGTGAACGAAGTTAACGTTGTGTTTACCGTGACCGACAAGCATGGGCGCTTCGTGAAGAACCTGAACAAGGCGGATTTTCGCGTCATCGACGATAACAAACCTGCTGCATCCATCGATTTTTTCAGCAGCGAGACCAATCTGCCGCTGCGGGTCGGCCTGCTGATTGACGCCAGCAACTCGGTCCGCGACCGCTTCCGCTTCGAGCAGGAATCCGCCATTGAATTTTTGAACCAGATCGTGCGGCCCAGGTCCGACCGCGCTTTCGTCATCGGCTTCGATACCACCGCCGAGGTCACGCAGGATTTCACCGACAACGCCGAAGCCTTGTCGCGCGGCGTGCACATGCTGCGCCCGGGGGGCGGTACCGCTCTTTTTGACGCCGTGTTCTTCGCCTGCCGCGACAAACTGCTTAAGGCAACCACCGCTGGCCCCTCACGCCGGGCGATTATTCTGCTCAGCGATGGCGAAGACAACCAGAGCCGCGTCACCCGCGAGGAAGCCATCGAAATGGCGCAGCGCTCGGAAGTGATTATTTACACCATCAGCACCAATGTCAGCGGCGTCAAGCTTCGCGGCGACAAGGTGCTGGAACGCCTGGCCGACGCCACCGGCGGGCGCGCGTTCTTCCCCTTCAAGATCCAGGACGTGGCCAATGCATTTTCGGAAATCCAGGACGAACTCCGCAGCCAGTACCTGCTGGCGTACAAGCCGGCAGATCTGAAGCCGGACGGGCGCTACCGCGCGATTGACATCATCGCCGAAAACCACAAGATGCTGCGGGTGAGGGCGCGCAAAGGCTACTTTGCGCCCACCCGTTAA
- a CDS encoding RluA family pseudouridine synthase, which produces MHQQFQVAPEHAGRRLDQFLASQLPDISRARVQELIAQEKVQVDGKPAKVSLRLRGGEEIEILGPAERRPLRASAEEIPLDIVYEDDDLAVINKPAGMMVHAGAGASEDARNRGTLVNALLHRFGALSNLGGELRPGIVHRLDRNTSGLIVVAKHDRAHRNLAEQFARRQVHKTYIALVHGAVKQDKGTIQSAISRDRLRRTRMTTRRSGGREAVSHFKVLQRIDSAYGKFTLLEVKIETGRTHQIRVHLSSLGHPVVGDTLYGAPREVLPRVKEGHASLTLARNFLHAAAIELRQPLSGEPLVLQRPLPSELTEFMRRLNP; this is translated from the coding sequence ATGCACCAGCAATTCCAGGTCGCTCCCGAACACGCCGGACGCCGCCTCGACCAGTTTCTGGCCTCGCAGCTTCCCGACATCAGCCGCGCTCGCGTCCAGGAACTGATCGCGCAGGAAAAGGTCCAGGTTGACGGCAAGCCTGCGAAAGTATCTTTACGCCTGCGCGGCGGCGAAGAGATCGAAATTCTCGGACCCGCCGAGCGCAGGCCGCTGCGGGCCAGCGCGGAAGAAATACCCCTCGACATCGTCTACGAAGATGACGACCTCGCCGTGATTAACAAGCCCGCCGGCATGATGGTGCACGCCGGCGCCGGCGCCAGCGAGGACGCCCGAAATCGCGGGACGCTGGTCAACGCCTTGCTTCACCGCTTCGGCGCGCTCTCCAACCTGGGCGGCGAACTGCGTCCGGGCATCGTGCACCGGCTGGACCGCAATACCAGCGGTCTAATCGTGGTCGCCAAGCATGACCGCGCACATCGCAACCTGGCCGAACAGTTCGCCCGACGACAAGTTCACAAGACCTACATTGCCCTGGTCCACGGCGCGGTGAAGCAGGACAAAGGGACGATTCAATCCGCGATCAGCCGCGACCGGCTTCGGCGCACGCGCATGACAACTCGGCGTTCGGGCGGTCGTGAAGCCGTGTCGCACTTCAAGGTTCTTCAAAGAATCGACTCGGCTTACGGCAAGTTCACCTTGCTGGAAGTCAAGATCGAAACCGGCCGCACGCATCAGATCCGGGTGCATCTGTCGTCGCTCGGCCATCCGGTGGTAGGCGATACCCTGTATGGCGCGCCTCGTGAAGTCCTCCCCAGGGTCAAGGAGGGACACGCGTCGTTAACACTGGCAAGAAACTTTTTGCATGCAGCAGCCATCGAACTGAGGCAGCCTCTCAGTGGTGAGCCACTCGTCCTACAGCGGCCCTTGCCGTCCGAACTCACTGAATTCATGCGCCGGCTTAATCCGTAA